Proteins encoded by one window of Acetivibrio thermocellus ATCC 27405:
- a CDS encoding cellulose binding domain-containing protein gives MTNNRSGSRDADGTFPDSVKSPSIAINTPSPGTDATASAGLVPDNTFLTEHTNAPTPTDDITPTPTPTLEPTPEPTATPTSTPTFTPTSKPTPKPTATPTRKPTPTPTHTPTPKPAQKTPEKKGPIITVQYKNGDSTSSVTAIYPIFKITNNGDTSVKLSDIIIRYYYTKEGNENETFWCNEFTRDGSQVYGTFVKMSKPKENADHYLEIGFYDKAGSLKPGESVELKVGFAKNGWTKYNQFNDYSYNRVNNRFINWDHITVYLSGKLVYGKEP, from the coding sequence TTGACAAACAACAGGTCGGGATCAAGAGATGCTGACGGAACTTTCCCGGACAGTGTCAAAAGTCCTTCCATTGCCATAAATACTCCTTCGCCCGGGACTGATGCAACTGCATCGGCAGGACTTGTACCTGACAATACATTTTTGACGGAGCACACGAATGCGCCGACTCCAACAGATGACATTACGCCTACACCTACACCTACTCTTGAACCAACGCCTGAACCAACTGCTACACCGACATCCACACCAACATTTACGCCGACGTCAAAACCAACGCCCAAGCCGACTGCCACACCGACGCGAAAACCGACGCCGACACCTACGCACACACCAACACCGAAACCTGCACAAAAGACACCTGAGAAAAAAGGTCCGATTATTACAGTGCAGTATAAAAACGGGGATTCCACATCTTCGGTTACTGCAATTTATCCTATATTTAAAATAACAAACAATGGAGACACAAGTGTAAAGCTTTCGGATATAATTATCAGATACTACTACACCAAAGAAGGAAACGAGAATGAAACTTTCTGGTGTAATGAGTTTACAAGGGACGGTTCCCAAGTGTACGGTACTTTTGTAAAGATGAGCAAGCCGAAGGAGAATGCCGACCACTATCTTGAGATTGGTTTCTACGATAAGGCAGGTTCGCTCAAGCCGGGAGAAAGTGTGGAACTTAAAGTGGGTTTTGCTAAAAACGGATGGACAAAATACAACCAGTTTAATGACTATTCTTACAACAGGGTGAACAACAGATTTATAAACTGGGATCATATTACGGTTTATTTGTCCGGAAAGCTGGTATACGGAAAGGAACCGTAA
- a CDS encoding glycoside hydrolase family 9 protein yields the protein MRKIAVLLITLTFLVTTLFSMSFSSAAASHDYATALKYSILFYDANKCGPDAAVDNVFSWRGPCHTTDGSEIGLDLTGGYHDAGDHVKFGLPQAYAAAVLGWSLYEYKGVFDATGNTSKMLSTLKYFTDYLLKCHPDSNTFYYQVGDGQADHTYWGAPEVQPGPRPVPYVANASNAASDVCGLTSAALTIMYLNYKDIDQNYANKCLKAAKELYTMAKTNLGYYAENAFYISHSYWDDLSFAATWLYVVEKDPTYLKEIDSYLSNKTLWGESPFNNKWTMCWDDMYMAVFCKLAEITGEQKYIDAMNYNLDYWMNSLNTTPGGLKYLDSWGVLRYAAAEAFIAMRYYELTKNEALKSFAKSQIDYILGSNPINMSYVIGYGSNYPKCPHHRAANGYTYANGDNAKPAKNLLLGALVGGPNMSDNFIDDVNQFQFTEVAIDYNAAFVGALAAIEKYYGNIVIPTPPATTPPSPTATPSLIWCDVGDLNVDGSINSVDITYMKRYLLRSISVLPYQENERIRIPAADTNGDGAINSSDMVLLKRYVLRSISEFPVKYDIYGNIIN from the coding sequence ATGAGAAAAATAGCTGTATTGTTAATTACTTTGACGTTCTTAGTCACGACTCTGTTTTCAATGTCATTTTCATCGGCAGCTGCAAGTCATGATTATGCCACCGCATTAAAATACTCAATTTTATTTTACGACGCCAACAAATGCGGTCCGGATGCAGCAGTTGACAATGTCTTCAGTTGGAGAGGACCGTGTCACACGACTGACGGAAGTGAAATAGGCCTGGATCTGACCGGAGGATATCATGATGCCGGAGACCATGTCAAATTCGGTTTGCCCCAGGCTTATGCGGCAGCGGTACTGGGTTGGTCACTTTATGAATACAAAGGAGTGTTTGACGCAACAGGAAACACCTCCAAAATGCTCAGCACTCTCAAATATTTCACCGACTATCTTTTAAAATGTCATCCGGACTCCAATACCTTCTACTATCAAGTAGGAGACGGTCAGGCAGACCATACATACTGGGGTGCGCCGGAAGTCCAGCCGGGTCCGAGACCCGTACCCTATGTTGCCAATGCCTCAAATGCGGCTTCTGATGTATGTGGTTTGACATCCGCCGCTCTTACGATAATGTACCTAAACTACAAGGATATAGACCAAAACTATGCCAACAAATGTTTAAAAGCTGCAAAAGAACTTTATACAATGGCAAAAACCAATTTGGGCTACTATGCCGAGAATGCTTTTTACATCTCCCACTCCTACTGGGACGATCTTTCCTTTGCAGCCACCTGGCTCTATGTAGTGGAAAAAGACCCGACTTACCTGAAGGAAATTGACAGCTATCTTTCAAATAAAACCCTTTGGGGAGAGAGTCCTTTCAACAACAAATGGACAATGTGCTGGGATGACATGTACATGGCTGTCTTCTGCAAACTTGCAGAGATAACAGGTGAACAAAAGTACATTGACGCAATGAATTACAATCTCGATTACTGGATGAATTCCCTTAATACAACTCCCGGAGGCCTTAAGTATCTTGACAGCTGGGGAGTATTAAGATATGCGGCCGCCGAGGCCTTTATCGCCATGAGATACTACGAGCTTACCAAAAATGAAGCATTAAAATCCTTTGCAAAATCTCAAATAGACTACATACTTGGCAGCAATCCCATCAACATGTCCTATGTTATAGGTTATGGATCAAACTACCCAAAATGTCCTCACCACAGGGCAGCCAACGGCTACACTTACGCCAACGGTGACAATGCAAAACCTGCCAAAAACCTTCTTTTAGGTGCTTTGGTGGGCGGTCCGAATATGTCTGACAACTTTATCGATGATGTCAATCAGTTCCAGTTTACGGAAGTGGCTATTGACTATAATGCTGCTTTCGTGGGCGCTCTGGCTGCTATTGAAAAATACTACGGCAATATCGTTATACCCACTCCTCCAGCCACTACACCCCCGTCTCCTACCGCAACGCCTTCCTTAATATGGTGTGATGTCGGAGACTTAAACGTTGACGGTTCAATAAACTCAGTAGACATTACATACATGAAAAGGTATCTTTTGCGCAGTATAAGTGTCCTTCCTTACCAGGAAAATGAAAGGATTCGCATACCGGCGGCAGACACCAACGGCGACGGTGCAATCAATTCCAGTGACATGGTATTGCTAAAAAGATATGTCCTTCGCAGTATTAGCGAATTTCCGGTTAAATATGATATCTATGGAAACATCATAAATTAA
- a CDS encoding D-2-hydroxyacid dehydrogenase, with amino-acid sequence MLKICVLDAKTLGDDVDLTVFDKFGPVQVYAETKPEEVVERIKDVDVVITNKVVLNKENLENASKLKLICVAATGTNNIDLEYAAQKQIAVTNVAGYSTMSVVQHTFAMLFYLMENLPYYDRYVKSGEYAKSNIFTHHERPYHELAGKTWGIIGLGTIGRAVANAAEAFGCRVVYYSTSGKNNNTQYERAELEKLLKESDIVSIHAPLNNNTRGLIDYERLRMMKKSAIILNLGRGGIIREEDLARALDEELISGAALDVLEKEPVNCDNPLLGVKNSDRLFITPHIAWASVEARKRLVDEIALNIEAFIEGKERNRVC; translated from the coding sequence ATGCTAAAGATATGTGTTTTGGATGCCAAAACTCTGGGAGATGACGTGGATCTGACGGTGTTTGATAAATTTGGTCCTGTACAGGTTTATGCTGAAACAAAGCCGGAGGAAGTGGTTGAAAGGATTAAGGATGTCGATGTCGTTATTACCAACAAAGTTGTGCTGAATAAAGAAAACCTTGAAAATGCCTCAAAACTCAAACTGATTTGTGTGGCTGCGACAGGAACCAATAACATAGATCTTGAATATGCGGCACAAAAGCAAATTGCCGTAACCAATGTGGCGGGATACTCAACTATGAGTGTTGTACAGCATACTTTTGCGATGCTGTTTTATTTGATGGAGAATTTGCCTTATTATGACAGGTATGTAAAGTCGGGAGAATATGCAAAGAGCAATATTTTTACTCATCATGAAAGGCCTTATCATGAATTGGCCGGTAAAACATGGGGTATCATAGGGCTTGGAACCATTGGAAGAGCCGTGGCCAATGCGGCGGAGGCTTTTGGATGCAGGGTGGTTTACTACTCAACTTCGGGAAAAAACAATAATACTCAGTATGAAAGAGCTGAACTGGAGAAATTGTTGAAAGAGTCTGACATTGTGTCCATTCATGCGCCGCTCAACAATAACACAAGGGGCTTGATTGATTATGAGCGTTTGCGTATGATGAAGAAAAGTGCCATAATATTAAATCTTGGACGCGGAGGCATTATCAGGGAGGAGGATTTGGCAAGGGCGCTGGATGAAGAATTGATAAGCGGAGCTGCTCTTGACGTTTTGGAAAAAGAGCCTGTAAATTGTGACAATCCTTTACTTGGTGTAAAAAACAGTGACAGGCTTTTCATAACTCCTCATATTGCGTGGGCCAGCGTTGAAGCAAGAAAAAGACTTGTTGATGAAATAGCATTGAATATTGAGGCTTTTATTGAGGGAAAAGAGCGCAACAGAGTATGCTGA
- a CDS encoding class I SAM-dependent methyltransferase: MMLLADDWKDYELIDTGNGEKLERWGKYILRRPDPQIIWPIRNENGLWKKADAHYHRSRSGGGSWEFKRKLPERWTISYHDLSFYIEPTGFKHTGLFPEQVVNWKWMIDKIRSASRNINVLNLFAYTGGATVACAYANASVCHVDAAKGMVQRAKENLALSGLADRSVRFIVDDVIKFVQREKRRGRQYDAVIMDPPSYGRGPRGEVWKIEDELYGFVEQCIDVLSPKPLFFLINSYTAGFSPTVLANILKMTVVKRFGGVVTCGEVGIPVSSSGIVLPCGIYARWEAQKK, from the coding sequence ATGATGTTGCTGGCAGATGACTGGAAAGATTATGAGCTTATAGATACGGGAAACGGAGAAAAACTGGAAAGATGGGGAAAATATATACTAAGAAGACCCGATCCGCAGATTATATGGCCTATCAGGAATGAGAACGGTCTTTGGAAAAAGGCGGATGCCCATTACCACAGAAGCCGGAGCGGAGGCGGCAGTTGGGAATTTAAAAGAAAGCTTCCTGAAAGGTGGACAATATCCTATCATGATCTGTCATTTTATATTGAACCCACAGGTTTTAAACATACAGGTCTTTTTCCGGAACAGGTCGTGAACTGGAAATGGATGATTGACAAAATACGTTCTGCATCCAGAAATATAAACGTGCTGAACCTTTTTGCCTATACCGGAGGTGCGACTGTTGCCTGTGCCTATGCCAATGCTTCGGTTTGCCATGTTGACGCCGCAAAAGGGATGGTGCAGCGGGCAAAGGAAAACCTTGCTTTATCAGGGCTGGCGGACAGGAGTGTAAGGTTTATTGTCGATGATGTAATAAAATTTGTGCAAAGAGAAAAGCGGCGCGGACGTCAGTACGATGCCGTAATTATGGATCCTCCTTCATATGGAAGAGGACCCCGGGGGGAAGTGTGGAAGATAGAGGATGAGCTTTATGGGTTTGTTGAACAATGCATTGACGTTTTGTCTCCAAAACCTTTGTTTTTTCTCATAAATTCATATACTGCAGGTTTTTCACCTACAGTTCTTGCCAATATACTTAAAATGACAGTGGTGAAAAGATTTGGAGGTGTTGTTACCTGCGGTGAAGTGGGGATACCTGTTTCATCTTCCGGTATTGTTCTTCCATGCGGCATTTATGCCCGTTGGGAGGCACAGAAAAAATGA
- a CDS encoding spore coat protein, with amino-acid sequence MASILENIFGQNMSKPTDETIAYNLMAGAAAAATAYLTATLDTVTPELRRLLNDYTNQIILQHGTLTKLAVEKGWFLPYETPMKQLQISLANTQSIIENNAQ; translated from the coding sequence ATGGCATCTATACTTGAAAACATATTCGGCCAAAATATGAGCAAACCTACCGATGAGACAATCGCCTACAACCTCATGGCCGGAGCGGCGGCTGCTGCCACGGCTTATCTTACTGCAACTCTTGACACCGTCACACCGGAGCTCAGGAGGCTTTTGAATGACTATACAAACCAGATTATATTGCAGCACGGGACGTTGACGAAACTTGCGGTGGAAAAAGGATGGTTTTTACCCTATGAAACTCCGATGAAGCAGCTTCAAATTTCGCTTGCCAATACCCAGTCCATAATTGAAAACAATGCTCAATAA
- a CDS encoding RluA family pseudouridine synthase, with the protein MSSCGNNGIDIIFEDNHLLVVKKPVNIPTQKDKSNDSDMLTLLKEDIKKRYNKPGNVYLGLVHRLDRPVGGVMVFAKTSKAASRLSDQVRTRQFKKVYLAVVHGILDKLEGRLENYLLKDTRNNTVSVVKEDTPGGKLAVLDYKVEGIYNGFSLVKVSLHTGRPHQIRVQLANIGHPLYGDQKYGHGVNKPGQQIALWSSEIAFVHPVLKQEMIFSCEPPEVEPWTWFNRV; encoded by the coding sequence ATGAGCTCTTGCGGAAACAACGGCATTGATATAATTTTTGAGGACAATCATCTGCTGGTGGTAAAAAAACCGGTTAATATTCCAACCCAGAAAGATAAGTCCAATGACAGCGACATGCTTACTCTTCTCAAAGAGGACATAAAGAAAAGATACAACAAGCCCGGAAATGTCTATCTCGGGCTTGTTCACAGGCTTGATCGCCCGGTGGGGGGAGTAATGGTTTTTGCCAAAACCTCGAAAGCCGCATCAAGACTTTCAGACCAGGTACGCACCAGACAATTTAAAAAGGTATATTTGGCAGTTGTTCACGGAATTTTGGACAAGCTTGAAGGAAGACTTGAGAATTATCTGTTAAAAGACACCAGGAACAATACGGTAAGCGTGGTCAAAGAAGACACGCCGGGAGGCAAGCTGGCGGTTTTGGATTACAAGGTAGAGGGGATTTATAACGGTTTCAGTTTGGTAAAAGTCAGTTTGCACACAGGACGTCCTCACCAGATCAGGGTCCAACTGGCCAATATAGGTCATCCGTTGTACGGCGATCAGAAGTACGGCCATGGCGTGAACAAACCCGGACAGCAGATAGCTTTATGGTCAAGTGAAATTGCCTTTGTTCATCCCGTTTTAAAACAGGAAATGATTTTTTCATGTGAACCTCCTGAAGTTGAACCGTGGACTTGGTTTAACAGAGTATAG
- a CDS encoding GH36-type glycosyl hydrolase domain-containing protein: MKFGFFDDANKEYVITVPRTPYPWINYLGTENFFSLISNTAGGYCFYRDARLRRITRYRYNNVPIDMGGRYFYIYDNGDFWSPGWSPVKRELESYECRHGLGYTKIAGKRNGIKAEVTFFVPLNYNGEVQKLILKNEGQDKKKITLFSFIEFCLWNAYDDMTNFQRNFSTGEVEIEGSVIYHKTEYRERRNHYAFYSVNAKISGFDSDRDSFIGLYNGFDAPQAVVNGKSNNSVADGWAPIASHSIEIELNPGEQKEYVFIIGYVENKDEEKWESKGVINKKKAYEMIEQFNTVEKVDKAFEELKSYWNALLSKYFLESHDEKLNRMVNIWNQYQCMVTFNMSRSASYFESGIGRGMGFRDSNQDLLGFVHQIPERARERLLDLAATQLEDGGAYHQYQPLTKKGNNEIGSNFNDDPLWLILATAAYIKETGDYSILKEQVPFNNDPSKADTMFEHLTRSFYHVVNNLGPHGLPLIGRADWNDCLNLNCFSTVPDESFQTTTSKDGKVAESVMIAGMFVFIGKDYVKLCEYMGLEEEARKAQQHIDAMKEAILKYGYDGEWFLRAYDDFGRKVGSKENEEGKIFIESQGFCVMAEIGLEDGKALKALDSVKKYLDTPYGLVLQNPAFTRYYIEYGEISTYPPGYKENAGIFCHNNAWIICAETVVGRGDMAFDYYRKIAPAYIEDVSDIHKLEPYVYAQMVAGKDAKRHGEAKNSWLTGTAAWNFVAISQWILGVKPDYDGLKIDPCIPKAWDGYKVTRYFRGSTYEITVKNPNHVSKGVAKITVDGNEISGNILPVFNDGKTHKVEVIMG, translated from the coding sequence ATGAAGTTCGGTTTTTTTGATGATGCAAACAAAGAGTACGTTATTACCGTGCCCAGGACACCGTATCCGTGGATAAACTACCTGGGTACAGAGAATTTCTTCTCACTCATTTCGAATACCGCAGGCGGATATTGCTTTTACAGGGATGCAAGGCTTAGACGTATAACAAGATACAGATACAACAATGTTCCTATTGACATGGGAGGACGTTATTTCTACATATATGACAACGGTGATTTCTGGTCGCCGGGATGGTCTCCGGTAAAAAGGGAGCTTGAAAGCTATGAATGCAGACATGGACTGGGATATACAAAAATTGCCGGTAAAAGAAACGGAATAAAAGCGGAGGTCACTTTCTTCGTTCCGTTAAACTACAATGGTGAAGTCCAAAAGCTTATATTGAAGAATGAAGGACAGGACAAAAAGAAAATAACTCTCTTCTCTTTTATTGAGTTCTGCTTGTGGAATGCTTATGATGATATGACCAACTTCCAGAGAAACTTCAGCACCGGTGAAGTTGAGATTGAAGGCTCGGTTATCTATCACAAGACAGAGTACAGAGAGCGCAGAAACCATTACGCATTCTATTCTGTAAATGCAAAAATCAGCGGATTTGACAGTGACAGAGACAGCTTCATAGGACTTTACAACGGTTTTGACGCTCCTCAGGCTGTAGTGAACGGCAAGTCAAACAATTCCGTTGCGGACGGATGGGCACCGATTGCGTCCCACAGCATTGAAATTGAATTGAATCCCGGGGAGCAAAAGGAATATGTATTTATTATAGGTTATGTGGAGAACAAAGATGAAGAAAAATGGGAGTCAAAAGGTGTCATCAACAAGAAAAAAGCTTATGAAATGATAGAGCAGTTCAACACTGTTGAAAAGGTTGACAAAGCATTTGAAGAACTCAAGAGCTATTGGAATGCTCTTCTTTCAAAATACTTTCTTGAAAGCCACGATGAAAAACTCAACCGTATGGTTAATATATGGAATCAGTACCAGTGTATGGTTACATTCAACATGTCAAGAAGCGCTTCATACTTTGAATCCGGTATCGGAAGAGGTATGGGTTTCAGAGATTCAAACCAGGACTTGCTGGGATTTGTACACCAGATACCCGAAAGAGCAAGAGAAAGGCTTCTTGACCTGGCTGCAACTCAGCTTGAAGATGGCGGTGCGTACCATCAGTATCAGCCTCTTACCAAAAAAGGTAACAATGAAATCGGAAGCAACTTCAACGATGACCCGTTGTGGCTGATTCTTGCAACTGCTGCATATATTAAGGAAACCGGTGATTATTCAATACTGAAGGAGCAAGTTCCGTTCAACAATGATCCGTCCAAAGCCGACACCATGTTTGAACATTTGACCCGTTCCTTCTACCATGTGGTAAACAACCTTGGACCTCACGGATTGCCGCTTATAGGTAGGGCGGACTGGAATGACTGCCTTAACTTAAACTGCTTCTCCACCGTTCCGGATGAGTCGTTCCAGACCACAACAAGCAAAGACGGAAAAGTGGCAGAGTCAGTTATGATTGCCGGAATGTTTGTGTTCATCGGAAAAGACTATGTGAAGCTTTGCGAATACATGGGCCTTGAAGAGGAAGCCAGGAAAGCTCAGCAGCATATTGACGCAATGAAGGAAGCAATTCTCAAATACGGTTATGACGGTGAGTGGTTCTTAAGAGCTTACGACGACTTTGGAAGAAAAGTCGGAAGCAAAGAAAACGAAGAGGGTAAGATTTTCATTGAGTCTCAGGGATTCTGTGTAATGGCTGAAATCGGGCTTGAAGACGGCAAGGCTTTGAAGGCTCTGGATTCTGTCAAGAAATATCTTGACACTCCATATGGTCTTGTACTTCAAAATCCCGCGTTTACAAGATACTATATTGAGTACGGAGAAATTTCAACATATCCACCGGGATACAAAGAAAATGCCGGTATATTCTGCCACAACAATGCATGGATAATCTGTGCTGAAACGGTTGTCGGAAGAGGAGACATGGCGTTTGATTACTATAGAAAAATAGCACCTGCTTATATTGAAGATGTAAGTGACATCCACAAGCTTGAGCCTTATGTTTATGCACAGATGGTTGCCGGAAAAGACGCAAAACGCCATGGAGAAGCTAAGAACTCATGGCTGACCGGTACTGCGGCGTGGAACTTTGTGGCGATTTCACAGTGGATACTGGGTGTAAAACCTGACTATGACGGATTGAAGATTGATCCATGCATACCCAAGGCATGGGACGGATACAAAGTTACCAGATATTTCAGAGGCTCAACTTATGAAATCACTGTGAAGAATCCGAACCATGTATCAAAAGGTGTGGCTAAAATTACTGTTGACGGCAATGAAATCAGCGGAAATATTCTTCCGGTGTTCAATGACGGAAAGACTCACAAAGTTGAAGTAATTATGGGATAA
- a CDS encoding D-alanyl-D-alanine carboxypeptidase family protein, with amino-acid sequence MYNLKGFRSVSVLAVITFFVMMFQVKAFAQFESSAQSAILIEASTGQVLYEKNADVPMPPASITKIMTLLLGFEALEKGLVKWDDEVIISEKAWRMEGSKMFLLVGDKAKFGEIMTGISVVSANDGCVALAEHLYGSEEAFVQVMNTRAKELGLTNTNFANSNGLPAEGHVMSARDISTLARYLIQNYPKILELESTTEYTYNNIRQFNRNPLLGVFPGADGLKTGWTEEAGYCIVGTAQQNGQRMIGVVLKTSSEKERSKAIQELLNYGFKNFKQVTVKNAGEIVDSIEVKNGKKLSVSLKLDSDISTVIPVGRENDLQIVTSKKAEFLNAPVSLDIPAGTVEVQLDGKTIATSTMSTAEEAERLGFFAMILRNIANFFKSLF; translated from the coding sequence ATGTATAATTTAAAAGGTTTTCGTTCCGTCTCGGTTCTTGCCGTAATCACTTTTTTTGTAATGATGTTTCAGGTAAAAGCTTTTGCCCAGTTTGAATCTTCCGCCCAATCGGCAATTTTAATTGAAGCCTCCACAGGACAGGTGCTGTATGAAAAAAATGCTGACGTTCCAATGCCTCCTGCCAGCATAACCAAAATCATGACTCTCTTACTCGGCTTCGAGGCTTTGGAAAAAGGATTGGTAAAATGGGACGATGAAGTAATAATCTCGGAAAAGGCCTGGAGAATGGAAGGCTCCAAAATGTTCCTGCTTGTAGGAGACAAAGCTAAATTTGGCGAGATAATGACCGGTATATCCGTTGTCTCAGCCAATGACGGATGTGTTGCCCTTGCAGAACATCTATATGGAAGTGAAGAAGCCTTTGTTCAGGTTATGAACACTCGTGCAAAGGAGCTTGGGCTTACAAACACAAACTTTGCAAACTCCAACGGTTTGCCGGCGGAAGGCCATGTTATGAGTGCAAGAGATATTTCCACATTGGCACGTTACTTAATACAGAATTATCCCAAAATTCTTGAGCTGGAATCCACAACAGAGTATACCTACAACAATATAAGGCAGTTTAACCGCAATCCTCTTCTAGGAGTTTTTCCCGGGGCTGACGGCTTAAAAACCGGTTGGACGGAAGAAGCAGGATATTGCATAGTTGGAACAGCCCAGCAAAATGGACAAAGAATGATAGGTGTCGTGCTGAAAACCAGCAGTGAAAAAGAACGCTCGAAAGCAATCCAGGAACTTTTAAACTATGGTTTTAAAAACTTTAAACAGGTAACAGTGAAAAATGCCGGTGAAATAGTTGATTCCATAGAGGTTAAGAACGGTAAAAAACTTTCAGTTTCATTGAAATTGGACAGTGACATTTCCACAGTAATACCTGTCGGTAGGGAAAACGACCTTCAGATTGTGACATCAAAAAAAGCAGAATTCCTTAATGCACCGGTATCTTTGGATATTCCTGCAGGAACCGTTGAGGTTCAGCTTGACGGAAAAACAATTGCAACCTCAACCATGTCCACTGCGGAAGAAGCGGAACGTCTTGGATTTTTTGCCATGATTTTAAGAAACATAGCCAACTTCTTTAAATCGCTGTTTTAG
- a CDS encoding bifunctional diguanylate cyclase/phosphohydrolase produces MQYDEKRSKTIAFFNKHFFNVSFVFLVGILVIYIIYETGHFFPTFLYMSAFAAMMITAKFFIRHKALKHLLAVLSYVLFIFVVDSHSLPYPYYTVVNKWSVLTICYVLLLENILFPLIAGLYPALRIFMLMPEAKAGLYPIGKVIGTANGQICFTITLVLIYQLFGKVIIERNKYKKMSITDSLTGVATFAHTIETAKKMIQNGNISILITDMDRFKQINDTFGHVAGNKVLIKVSEFLKEETEGLERIIGRLGGDEFIIVVKNDGKNERVKNLGEHLSKAIREKKFVIDEELDPINLSFSVGQANSSPSDTENDIEKLLYKADINMYYNKCKNHRLDIFTNNKKPLLPKEGFELLNVLAEKDMYTYVHSRYTAQYAAALAKEAGLPDEQVERIYAAGWLHDIGKILISSDIIRKSTTLTPEEYELIKGHVNYGLNIINNLSLPVEIINCIAYHHENWDGTGYPHGLAGESIPFEARILQLADSYSAMITRRVYRKTLSPEDALNEIISGCGKQFDPNLVKIFVKLIQSKFKAA; encoded by the coding sequence ATGCAATATGATGAAAAGAGAAGCAAAACTATAGCCTTTTTTAATAAACATTTTTTCAATGTTTCATTTGTATTTTTGGTTGGTATATTGGTAATATACATAATCTATGAAACAGGTCATTTTTTTCCAACATTCCTGTATATGAGTGCCTTTGCGGCAATGATGATTACGGCAAAGTTTTTCATCAGGCACAAGGCACTAAAACACTTGCTTGCAGTATTGTCATATGTGCTGTTTATTTTTGTTGTGGATTCGCATTCTTTGCCTTATCCGTACTATACCGTAGTCAACAAATGGAGCGTTCTTACCATTTGCTATGTGCTTCTTCTGGAAAATATACTGTTTCCTCTCATTGCCGGGCTGTATCCTGCACTTAGAATATTCATGCTTATGCCCGAAGCCAAAGCAGGGTTGTATCCCATTGGCAAAGTAATTGGAACAGCCAACGGCCAAATTTGCTTTACAATTACACTTGTCCTCATATACCAGTTATTCGGAAAGGTTATTATTGAACGCAACAAATACAAAAAGATGAGTATTACAGATTCACTTACAGGTGTGGCAACCTTTGCCCACACAATTGAAACTGCCAAAAAAATGATCCAAAACGGTAATATTTCAATTCTGATTACCGATATGGACCGCTTTAAGCAAATTAACGACACTTTCGGTCACGTGGCGGGAAATAAAGTGCTCATAAAAGTTTCGGAGTTTCTCAAAGAAGAAACCGAAGGTCTTGAAAGAATAATCGGAAGGCTTGGTGGCGACGAGTTTATTATTGTGGTAAAAAATGATGGAAAAAACGAAAGAGTAAAAAATTTGGGAGAACATCTTTCAAAAGCAATAAGAGAGAAGAAGTTCGTAATTGACGAGGAACTGGATCCGATAAATCTGTCTTTTTCCGTGGGGCAGGCCAATTCGTCGCCTTCCGACACAGAAAATGACATAGAAAAGCTTTTGTATAAAGCAGATATAAATATGTATTATAACAAGTGCAAAAACCATAGGCTGGACATCTTTACAAATAACAAAAAACCTCTCCTTCCAAAGGAAGGATTTGAACTTTTAAATGTCCTGGCGGAAAAGGATATGTACACTTACGTTCATTCCAGGTACACTGCTCAGTACGCTGCTGCGCTTGCAAAAGAAGCCGGTCTTCCGGATGAACAGGTTGAACGCATTTATGCCGCCGGATGGCTCCATGACATAGGTAAAATTCTTATATCCAGCGACATAATAAGAAAAAGCACTACTTTAACTCCCGAAGAATATGAGCTTATCAAGGGACATGTAAATTATGGACTTAACATAATTAATAATTTATCTCTCCCTGTCGAAATTATAAATTGCATAGCATACCATCACGAAAACTGGGACGGCACAGGATATCCTCACGGACTCGCAGGAGAAAGCATACCTTTTGAAGCAAGAATTCTGCAATTGGCAGATTCCTATTCCGCAATGATAACAAGAAGAGTATACAGAAAAACTCTAAGTCCTGAGGATGCACTCAATGAAATTATCTCCGGATGCGGAAAACAATTTGATCCCAATCTCGTAAAAATATTTGTAAAACTGATACAAAGCAAATTTAAAGCAGCTTAG